A genomic window from Macaca mulatta isolate MMU2019108-1 chromosome 19, T2T-MMU8v2.0, whole genome shotgun sequence includes:
- the LOC114674021 gene encoding pregnancy-specific beta-1-glycoprotein 5-like isoform X2, producing the protein MGPLSVPPHTLHITWKELLLTASLLIFWSPPTTAQVTIEAQPTKVSEGKDVFLLVHNLPTNVVGYIWYKGQIMDLQHYITAYTIDTEMIIFGPAYSGRETVYSNASLLIQSVTKNDTGSYTIQIIKRGHRTEGVTGHFTLYLETPKPSINSSNLNPREGTEIVILSCDPDTQDVSYLWRINGQSLPISHNPRLKQPSENRILILANVTRNDTGPYECEIWDQVGSIPSDPVTLDVLYGPRIPSIFSSSPYYRSGEKLYLYCFADSNPPAEYSWTIDGKFLQSGQELSIREITRKHGGMYGCSARNPATGSSSSAFKMIKVSDTGSPEVIYARPNTWSQEILPL; encoded by the exons ATGGGGCCCCTCTCAGTGCCTCCCCACACACTGCACATCACCTGGAAGGAGCTTCTACTCACAG CATCACTTTTAATCTTCTGGAGCCCGCCCACCACTGCCCAAGTCACGATTGAAGCTCAGCCAACCAAAGTTTCTGAGGGGAAGGATGTTTTTCTACTTGTCCACAATTTGCCCACGAACGTTGTTGGCTACATCTGGTACAAAGGGCAAATAATGGACCTCCAGCATTACATTACAGCATATACAATAGACACTGAAATGATTATATTTGGGCCTGCATACAGTGGACGGGAAACAGTATATTCCAATGCATCCCTGCTGATCCAGAGTGTCACCAAGAATGACACAGGATCCTACACCATACAAATCATAAAGCGAGGTCATAGGACTGAAGGAGTAACTGGACATTTCACCTTATACC TGGAGACTCCCAAGCCCTCCATCAACAGCAGCAACTTAAACCCCAGGGAGGGTACGGAGATTGTGATCTTATCCTGTGATCCTGACACTCAGGATGTAAGCTACCTGTGGCGGATAAATGGTCAGAGCCTCCCTATCAGTCACAA TCCCAGGCTAAAGCAACCCAGTGAAAACAGGATCCTCATTCTAGCCAATGTCACAAGAAATGACACAGGCCCGTATGAATGTGAAATATGGGACCAAGTTGGTAGCATCCCCAGTGACCCAGTCACGCTGGATGTCCTTT ATGGTCCACGCATCCCCAGCATTTTCTCTTCATCCCCCTATTACCGTTCAGGAGAAAAACTCTACTTGTACTGCTTCGCGGACTCTAACCCACCGGCAGAGTATTCTTGGACGATTGATGGGAAGTTTCTGCAATCAGGACAAGAGCTCTCTATCCGCGAAATTACTAGAAAGCATGGCGGAATGTATGGTTGCTCGGCTCGTAACCCAGCCACTGGCAGCTCAAGTTCCGCATTCAAGATGATCAAAGTCTCTG acaccgGGTCTCCTGAGGTTATCTATGCTCGTCCAAACACCTggtctcaagaaatcctcccattgtga
- the LOC114674021 gene encoding pregnancy-specific beta-1-glycoprotein 2-like isoform X1 → MGPLSVPPHTLHITWKELLLTASLLIFWSPPTTAQVTIEAQPTKVSEGKDVFLLVHNLPTNVVGYIWYKGQIMDLQHYITAYTIDTEMIIFGPAYSGRETVYSNASLLIQSVTKNDTGSYTIQIIKRGHRTEGVTGHFTLYLETPKPSINSSNLNPREGTEIVILSCDPDTQDVSYLWRINGQSLPISHKLQLSKNNRTLVLFGVTKDTAGPYECEMKNPVSSSHSDPVTLNLLYGPRIPSIFSSSPYYRSGEKLYLYCFADSNPPAEYSWTIDGKFLQSGQELSIREITRKHGGMYGCSARNPATGSSSSAFKMIKVSGKWIPASLAIGF, encoded by the exons ATGGGGCCCCTCTCAGTGCCTCCCCACACACTGCACATCACCTGGAAGGAGCTTCTACTCACAG CATCACTTTTAATCTTCTGGAGCCCGCCCACCACTGCCCAAGTCACGATTGAAGCTCAGCCAACCAAAGTTTCTGAGGGGAAGGATGTTTTTCTACTTGTCCACAATTTGCCCACGAACGTTGTTGGCTACATCTGGTACAAAGGGCAAATAATGGACCTCCAGCATTACATTACAGCATATACAATAGACACTGAAATGATTATATTTGGGCCTGCATACAGTGGACGGGAAACAGTATATTCCAATGCATCCCTGCTGATCCAGAGTGTCACCAAGAATGACACAGGATCCTACACCATACAAATCATAAAGCGAGGTCATAGGACTGAAGGAGTAACTGGACATTTCACCTTATACC TGGAGACTCCCAAGCCCTCCATCAACAGCAGCAACTTAAACCCCAGGGAGGGTACGGAGATTGTGATCTTATCCTGTGATCCTGACACTCAGGATGTAAGCTACCTGTGGCGGATAAATGGTCAGAGCCTCCCTATCAGTCACAAGTTGCAGCTGTCCAAAAACAACAGGACCCTCGTTCTATTTGGTGTCACAAAGGATACTGCAGGACCCTATGAATGTGAAATGAAGAACCCAGTGAGTTCCAGCCACAGTGATCCAGTCACCTTGAATCTCCTCT ATGGTCCACGCATCCCCAGCATTTTCTCTTCATCCCCCTATTACCGTTCAGGAGAAAAACTCTACTTGTACTGCTTCGCGGACTCTAACCCACCGGCAGAGTATTCTTGGACGATTGATGGGAAGTTTCTGCAATCAGGACAAGAGCTCTCTATCCGCGAAATTACTAGAAAGCATGGCGGAATGTATGGTTGCTCGGCTCGTAACCCAGCCACTGGCAGCTCAAGTTCCGCATTCAAGATGATCAAAGTCTCTGGTAAGTGGATCCCTGCATCACTGGCAATAGGGTTTTAG